One stretch of Paenibacillus sp. AN1007 DNA includes these proteins:
- a CDS encoding DUF1343 domain-containing protein: MKVKTGADVLAGGGAHPWLSGGARIGLVTNPTGITSDFVSTVDVCAGLADTRLTALFACEHGLTGELQAGAAFADSVHPKYGIPVYSLYGAHKKPLPFMLAEVDTIVFDIQDVGVRYYTYASTLFQMIEACGEAGKRLLVLDRPNPLGGKEVEGGLLHEGFKSFVGAWTTPIRTGMTIGELALLVNAESPVSCSLEVIAMVGWQRSMAFSETGLPWMMPSPNMPTVDTVRAYAGTCLFEGTNVSEGRGTTRPFEWIGAPWINGEQLAEAMQAHGLRGVRFHPVYMTPSFSKYAGELCGGVRIFVTNEKEFRSVETGLLLLHEAAAAYPEHFKWLEPPRKGSRYFIDLLTGSVEVRKVIGDGDRLSGLMEIWREQEQEWQERRSSFLMYD, translated from the coding sequence ATGAAAGTGAAAACGGGAGCGGATGTGCTGGCTGGGGGAGGCGCTCATCCCTGGTTATCCGGTGGTGCACGCATTGGCTTGGTGACGAATCCGACAGGGATCACATCAGATTTCGTGTCTACGGTGGATGTATGTGCTGGTCTTGCGGATACACGGCTTACAGCACTGTTCGCATGTGAGCATGGGCTGACTGGAGAACTGCAGGCAGGTGCAGCTTTTGCGGATTCAGTACATCCCAAGTACGGCATACCGGTATACAGCCTGTACGGTGCACATAAAAAGCCGCTGCCTTTCATGCTGGCCGAGGTGGATACGATCGTTTTTGATATTCAGGATGTGGGTGTGCGGTATTATACGTATGCTTCAACGTTATTTCAGATGATAGAGGCGTGCGGCGAAGCGGGGAAACGTCTGCTGGTGCTGGATCGGCCCAATCCGCTTGGCGGTAAGGAGGTAGAGGGTGGTTTGCTGCATGAGGGATTTAAATCTTTCGTAGGTGCCTGGACTACCCCCATCCGCACGGGTATGACCATTGGTGAGCTGGCCCTGCTCGTCAATGCCGAGTCTCCCGTATCCTGTTCATTAGAAGTGATTGCTATGGTAGGATGGCAGCGCAGCATGGCGTTTTCAGAAACCGGACTGCCCTGGATGATGCCTTCACCGAATATGCCAACCGTAGATACTGTGCGGGCATATGCGGGAACCTGTCTGTTTGAAGGCACCAATGTGTCGGAAGGCCGCGGTACGACGAGGCCCTTTGAATGGATTGGTGCTCCATGGATCAACGGCGAGCAGTTGGCAGAAGCGATGCAGGCACATGGATTGCGCGGAGTTCGTTTTCACCCGGTATATATGACGCCATCCTTCTCGAAATACGCAGGTGAGCTGTGCGGGGGGGTGCGAATTTTTGTGACGAATGAGAAGGAATTTCGTTCGGTGGAAACAGGTTTGCTGCTTTTGCACGAAGCAGCTGCTGCATATCCTGAGCATTTTAAGTGGCTTGAGCCTCCGCGTAAAGGATCCAGATATTTTATTGATTTGCTCACTGGCAGTGTGGAGGTTCGCAAAGTCATTGGTGATGGCGACCGCTTGTCCGGTTTAATGGAGATTTGGCGTGAGCAGGAGCAGGAGTGGCAGGAACGGCGCAGCTCCTTTTTGATGTATGATTAA
- the ugpC gene encoding sn-glycerol-3-phosphate ABC transporter ATP-binding protein UgpC, giving the protein MARVEFRQVRKEFKDDHKGTFTAVAGSDFVIEDKEFVVFVGPSGCGKTTSLRMIAGLEKQTSGDIVIGDRIVNDLHPKDRDIAMVFQDYALYPHMTIRENLSFGLKNLKKPKSYIDEQVQNAASILGLEAMLERKPRELSGGQRQRVAVGRAIVRDPQVFLFDEPLSNLDAKLRVQMRVELGELHKRLGATIVYVTHDQVEAMTLGERIVVMNHGDIQQVASPKELYASPRNMFVAGFIGSPAMNFIDAHIEGTEVKVEGASFTLPDDALRRLSAYQGKRVILGLRPEHIFGDDAAFNIPKDHMLQARVQVVEHLGSENLIYFHLGSRTVTAKVHPETHAYVGMDKTFVLDMRKAHFFDPETEMAIGRE; this is encoded by the coding sequence ATGGCACGCGTGGAGTTTCGCCAAGTGCGCAAAGAGTTCAAAGACGACCATAAAGGAACGTTCACGGCAGTCGCCGGTTCGGACTTTGTTATAGAGGATAAGGAATTTGTCGTGTTTGTCGGTCCTTCGGGCTGCGGTAAAACAACCTCACTGCGCATGATCGCAGGGCTTGAGAAACAAACCAGCGGAGATATCGTTATCGGGGATCGGATCGTGAATGATCTGCATCCCAAGGATCGCGATATCGCTATGGTCTTTCAGGATTATGCCTTATATCCGCATATGACCATTCGGGAAAATCTGTCCTTCGGCCTGAAGAATCTGAAGAAACCGAAGAGCTATATCGATGAGCAGGTACAGAACGCTGCCTCCATTCTGGGTCTTGAGGCCATGCTGGAGCGTAAGCCGCGTGAATTGTCCGGAGGACAGCGCCAGCGTGTCGCCGTAGGACGGGCGATTGTCCGTGATCCGCAGGTGTTTCTGTTCGATGAGCCGCTCTCGAACCTGGATGCGAAGCTGCGTGTACAGATGCGTGTAGAGCTGGGTGAGCTGCATAAAAGGTTGGGTGCAACGATCGTTTATGTTACGCATGATCAGGTGGAGGCCATGACGCTTGGGGAACGGATCGTTGTTATGAATCATGGGGATATCCAGCAGGTTGCATCACCGAAGGAGCTGTATGCCAGCCCGCGCAATATGTTTGTAGCCGGATTTATTGGCTCGCCTGCCATGAACTTTATTGATGCTCATATTGAAGGCACAGAAGTTAAGGTGGAAGGTGCCTCCTTTACGCTGCCTGATGATGCGCTGCGCCGGTTAAGTGCATATCAGGGTAAACGAGTCATTCTCGGACTGCGTCCGGAACATATTTTTGGCGACGATGCAGCCTTTAATATTCCGAAAGATCACATGCTTCAGGCGCGTGTTCAGGTGGTGGAACACCTCGGGTCGGAGAACCTGATTTACTTCCATCTGGGAAGCCGAACCGTAACAGCCAAGGTTCATCCTGAGACCCATGCATATGTCGGTATGGATAAGACCTTTGTGCTGGATATGCGCAAAGCGCATTTTTTTGACCCGGAGACGGAGATGGCGATTGGACGAGAATAG
- a CDS encoding carbohydrate ABC transporter permease, translating into MKSTRKKMLLVTASVLLAGWALITIIPMYWMLVGSVQDTTMSASFKPQMIPEQLSMSPYERFFAKTDAWRWLYNSLLISVILTVTNVFFASLAGYAFAKLKFPGSQAVFWVLLGTMMIPAQVTLIPLYILMVNVFDLGDTYTAIILPAAVSVGNIFLMKQFMSTLPTSLIHAARIDACSEFGIFWKVILPMAKPGIAVLAIFTFVASWNEFFWPFLITNSNEMRTVQVGLASFVFAESTDFGAMMAGATIGALPMIILFFSLQRYFLQGITIGAVKG; encoded by the coding sequence ATGAAATCAACACGAAAAAAGATGCTGCTCGTGACCGCATCCGTTCTATTGGCAGGTTGGGCGCTGATCACCATTATTCCGATGTACTGGATGCTGGTGGGGTCCGTTCAGGATACAACAATGTCGGCTTCGTTCAAACCACAGATGATTCCAGAGCAGCTGTCGATGTCGCCGTATGAGCGATTTTTTGCCAAAACGGATGCATGGCGCTGGCTCTACAATTCGCTGCTGATCTCCGTTATTTTGACGGTAACCAATGTGTTCTTCGCCTCTCTGGCGGGATATGCATTTGCTAAATTAAAATTCCCCGGCAGCCAGGCTGTATTCTGGGTGCTGCTTGGAACGATGATGATTCCGGCACAAGTGACATTGATCCCGCTTTACATTTTGATGGTCAACGTTTTTGATCTCGGAGATACGTATACGGCGATTATTCTGCCAGCGGCGGTGAGTGTGGGCAATATTTTTCTGATGAAACAATTCATGTCCACGCTGCCGACCTCACTCATTCATGCTGCCCGAATTGATGCCTGCAGTGAGTTCGGCATCTTCTGGAAGGTGATTCTGCCGATGGCAAAACCGGGAATCGCGGTGCTGGCGATTTTCACTTTTGTCGCCTCGTGGAATGAGTTTTTCTGGCCTTTCCTGATTACCAATTCCAATGAAATGCGTACGGTTCAGGTTGGACTGGCATCCTTTGTTTTTGCTGAATCCACCGACTTCGGTGCCATGATGGCAGGGGCTACCATTGGTGCATTACCGATGATCATATTGTTCTTCTCGCTGCAGCGTTACTTCCTTCAAGGTATTACGATTGGTGCGGTGAAGGGGTAA
- a CDS encoding sugar ABC transporter permease: MQTALAPEPAPRHSRVVRFWRDYGWAYLFILAPVLLFLIFTLYPVLTALVMSFQKYNIMNSTWVGLDNYERLVKDETFWKSIKNTVIFTVGTVPVNILITFVLSYFIFQMKSKWQTFFKATLYLPAVASGVTISIVWLAIFDPTDSGLLNRFLGFFGLDPVIWLGQSGTALFSLILMNWLGSHGAGIILYLAAMGGIPKSLYEAADIDHASGWTQFSRITWPLLKPTTLYLLVTGVITSFQVFISVYLMTQGGPNFATTTIAYLIYETAFKFYEFGLASAQSFVLAVIIIVISVIQFKYFSSDIEY, translated from the coding sequence ATGCAGACCGCCCTTGCGCCGGAGCCTGCGCCCCGGCATTCCCGGGTTGTCCGGTTCTGGCGAGATTACGGGTGGGCGTATTTGTTTATTTTGGCGCCTGTCCTGCTGTTTCTCATTTTCACACTGTATCCCGTATTGACGGCTCTTGTGATGAGTTTCCAAAAATACAACATTATGAACTCCACGTGGGTGGGGCTGGATAATTACGAACGCCTGGTGAAGGACGAAACCTTCTGGAAGTCGATCAAAAATACGGTCATTTTCACGGTGGGAACAGTGCCGGTTAACATCCTGATTACGTTTGTGCTCTCGTATTTCATCTTTCAGATGAAAAGCAAATGGCAGACGTTCTTCAAGGCCACACTTTATCTGCCTGCGGTAGCATCGGGAGTGACGATCTCGATCGTATGGCTGGCGATCTTTGATCCGACGGATTCAGGCCTGCTTAATCGCTTCCTCGGTTTCTTCGGTCTTGACCCCGTCATCTGGCTTGGCCAGTCGGGCACGGCCCTTTTTTCACTGATTCTGATGAACTGGCTCGGGTCGCACGGTGCGGGCATTATTCTGTATCTCGCGGCTATGGGGGGGATCCCGAAGTCATTGTATGAGGCTGCAGATATCGACCACGCAAGCGGATGGACACAGTTTAGCAGGATTACGTGGCCCCTCCTAAAGCCAACCACGCTCTATCTGCTTGTGACTGGAGTCATAACGTCCTTTCAGGTGTTTATCTCCGTATATCTGATGACACAGGGCGGACCAAACTTTGCAACCACAACGATTGCTTACCTGATCTATGAGACGGCCTTCAAGTTCTACGAGTTTGGACTTGCTTCGGCGCAGTCCTTTGTACTCGCGGTCATTATTATCGTCATCTCCGTTATTCAATTCAAATATTTCTCCAGCGATATCGAGTATTAG
- a CDS encoding extracellular solute-binding protein produces the protein MKRKGLVLAVVLMMVWITACGNSGGAASNDPNANDTVTVWTYPVHGTYEDELKDLIADFNKEHPNITVKTEMLSWAEGPKKFDVALNAGNPPDLYFHSVDGTYVNTGLALELDSYLTPEIKDDYLPGTLELGQIQGKQYGLPLYQFQWAWGGNKRILDEAGIDWKTIQKNGWTWSEFNEAAAKLTKALDNGSKQYALVTDGTSLDFIEMLSRNNGMIDVLDETGKFQWNDGRILDTLSFIKNLMDQGYMPKETAALAPAKRTDMFYAGETAMISKAIPYYDVMIQNRNKDIDDGKVQGEKIDFVLLPVPHNDNQPAATTMGGEGYVAFKQKKDKGEQHAKNTFLVMEALSGAKAGNSANELALPFVRQSQADLFKGKELGQQVNLDAAKEMAKHIAMPVVLKLDIDKASQQKQFKEQVVKPNIQALFSGEKTPEQIAEDFKGKGQQMFGQ, from the coding sequence ATGAAGAGGAAGGGTCTAGTTTTGGCAGTGGTTTTAATGATGGTCTGGATCACAGCCTGCGGCAATAGCGGCGGAGCGGCATCGAATGATCCCAATGCGAATGACACAGTAACGGTGTGGACATATCCGGTGCATGGCACGTATGAGGATGAACTGAAGGACTTGATTGCCGATTTCAATAAGGAACACCCGAATATTACCGTGAAAACGGAAATGCTCTCCTGGGCCGAGGGCCCCAAAAAGTTCGATGTGGCTTTGAACGCAGGTAATCCGCCGGATCTGTACTTCCATAGTGTGGACGGTACGTATGTGAATACCGGACTGGCACTGGAACTGGACAGTTATCTGACTCCTGAGATCAAAGATGACTATCTGCCTGGCACATTGGAACTGGGGCAGATTCAAGGGAAACAATACGGACTGCCTCTCTATCAATTCCAGTGGGCATGGGGCGGTAACAAACGTATTCTCGATGAAGCGGGCATTGATTGGAAGACCATCCAGAAGAATGGCTGGACCTGGTCCGAGTTTAACGAAGCCGCTGCCAAGTTGACGAAAGCGCTGGATAACGGGAGTAAACAATATGCCTTGGTGACAGACGGTACTTCGCTTGATTTTATCGAAATGCTGTCCCGTAACAATGGCATGATTGATGTGCTGGACGAAACCGGAAAGTTCCAGTGGAACGATGGGCGCATTCTGGACACGCTCTCTTTTATCAAAAATCTGATGGATCAGGGATATATGCCGAAGGAAACGGCTGCACTTGCTCCGGCCAAGCGTACAGACATGTTCTATGCAGGTGAAACGGCAATGATCTCGAAGGCGATTCCTTATTATGATGTCATGATCCAGAACCGCAACAAAGATATTGACGACGGTAAGGTGCAGGGGGAGAAAATTGATTTTGTACTGCTGCCTGTACCGCACAATGACAATCAACCTGCGGCCACGACTATGGGTGGCGAGGGTTATGTGGCTTTCAAACAGAAGAAGGACAAAGGTGAGCAGCATGCCAAAAATACCTTCCTCGTGATGGAGGCACTGAGTGGTGCCAAAGCGGGTAACTCGGCTAATGAGCTGGCGCTTCCTTTTGTAAGACAATCTCAAGCCGATCTGTTCAAAGGCAAGGAACTGGGACAGCAGGTCAATCTGGATGCAGCCAAAGAGATGGCGAAGCACATCGCAATGCCAGTCGTGCTCAAGCTGGATATCGACAAGGCTTCACAGCAGAAACAGTTCAAGGAACAGGTCGTGAAACCTAACATTCAGGCTCTGTTCTCGGGTGAGAAGACACCGGAGCAGATTGCGGAAGATTTTAAAGGCAAAGGTCAGCAGATGTTCGGACAATAA
- a CDS encoding BadF/BadG/BcrA/BcrD ATPase family protein encodes MRVYAGIDGGGTKTDAAIISEFGDILGTAHGGATNPHSVPPQEAVTELKRILDLLFSSNMNFLSYCEGICLGMSGIADDQERQWIASHVHDYMRNKKYKLDSSSNACAVWVVTEGEIALMASIGQPHGLLAISGTGSIIYGITPEGEVYRAGGWGHLLGDEGSGYRIGQRTLQAIMQSYDGVLPPTMLTSLVQQELHVKHAPDLKQLVYKPDWTKSSTAAIARLTIEAASAGDEAARVLLMDEARLLADAAKALIRRHVSFTNAPMALSGSIFRFSSLFRDTYVRHLTEIYNPQRIIFQENTPAPAVGAAQLAAQKCRLAESC; translated from the coding sequence TTGCGAGTATACGCAGGAATTGATGGAGGCGGTACCAAAACTGATGCAGCAATCATTTCTGAATTCGGGGACATTCTCGGAACAGCCCACGGCGGTGCAACGAACCCACATAGCGTGCCGCCTCAAGAAGCTGTAACGGAGTTAAAACGCATCTTGGATCTTCTATTTTCATCCAACATGAATTTTTTGTCGTATTGTGAAGGTATATGTCTTGGTATGTCAGGTATTGCCGATGATCAAGAGCGGCAGTGGATTGCTTCTCACGTTCACGACTATATGAGAAATAAGAAATATAAGTTGGACTCCAGCAGTAATGCTTGTGCGGTCTGGGTTGTCACGGAGGGTGAGATCGCGCTGATGGCTTCAATCGGGCAGCCGCACGGACTACTTGCCATTTCAGGAACCGGCTCCATCATATATGGCATCACGCCGGAAGGTGAAGTGTACAGAGCAGGCGGGTGGGGACATCTGCTCGGAGACGAGGGGAGCGGCTATCGGATCGGTCAGCGAACACTGCAGGCAATCATGCAGAGTTATGATGGCGTACTGCCTCCGACGATGCTGACCTCGCTCGTGCAGCAGGAGCTTCATGTAAAGCATGCACCTGACTTGAAACAGCTTGTCTATAAGCCTGACTGGACCAAATCCAGCACCGCTGCAATTGCTCGCCTGACTATAGAAGCCGCTTCCGCAGGGGATGAAGCGGCCCGTGTACTTCTTATGGATGAAGCTCGGCTGCTGGCAGATGCAGCCAAAGCACTCATTCGGCGGCATGTTTCATTTACCAATGCACCTATGGCACTCTCGGGGTCCATCTTCCGCTTCTCTTCCCTGTTTCGGGATACGTATGTGCGCCACCTTACCGAAATATACAACCCACAGCGGATCATTTTCCAGGAAAACACTCCTGCTCCGGCAGTGGGTGCGGCACAGCTGGCAGCACAAAAATGCCGTCTGGCGGAATCATGCTAA
- the murQ gene encoding N-acetylmuramic acid 6-phosphate etherase produces the protein MNHTLNSLVTEQPNPQTDHIDQLPSAEIMELINREDRRIGELIQPLIPVIAQAADLIVARFQSGGRLFYVGAGTSGRLGILDASECPPTYGTPPSMVQGIIAGGFRAVKDPVEGAEDSEQAGGTDLENHGLNANDVVVGIAASGRTPYVIGAMKYARQIGAVVIGLSNNSDTPMSSLSNVSIEAVMGPEVVMGSTRMKAGTAQKMILNMLTTTAMIRLGKVYRNFMVDLNPSNEKLVHRAKRMIQLATGAKENEIEQAFTEADGHVKTAIVMLMADVDAAEAARRLEQADGFVRHAITGSG, from the coding sequence ATGAATCATACGCTTAACTCGTTAGTAACGGAACAGCCTAACCCCCAGACAGACCATATCGATCAGCTGCCTTCAGCAGAGATCATGGAACTCATTAACCGCGAGGACCGGCGGATTGGCGAACTTATTCAGCCGCTGATTCCAGTCATTGCCCAAGCGGCCGATCTCATTGTAGCCCGTTTTCAATCCGGTGGAAGATTGTTTTATGTAGGTGCAGGCACAAGCGGTCGTCTGGGCATTCTCGATGCTTCGGAGTGCCCGCCTACCTATGGCACCCCGCCTTCTATGGTGCAGGGTATTATCGCGGGAGGATTTCGGGCAGTCAAAGATCCGGTAGAAGGAGCGGAAGACAGTGAGCAGGCCGGAGGAACCGATCTGGAGAATCATGGACTGAATGCTAACGACGTTGTGGTCGGCATTGCAGCCAGCGGGCGTACCCCATATGTCATTGGAGCCATGAAGTATGCTCGTCAGATTGGGGCTGTAGTGATTGGGCTGAGCAACAATTCAGATACGCCTATGAGCTCACTGTCGAATGTGAGCATTGAAGCGGTCATGGGACCGGAAGTGGTGATGGGGTCTACCCGCATGAAAGCGGGCACCGCACAAAAAATGATTCTGAACATGCTGACAACCACGGCAATGATTCGCCTAGGCAAAGTCTACCGTAATTTCATGGTAGACTTGAATCCATCCAATGAAAAGCTTGTGCACCGCGCAAAACGCATGATCCAACTGGCAACCGGAGCGAAGGAAAACGAGATTGAACAAGCCTTCACCGAAGCCGATGGCCATGTCAAAACAGCCATCGTCATGCTGATGGCTGATGTCGATGCAGCAGAAGCAGCGCGACGCCTGGAGCAGGCAGACGGTTTTGTCCGCCATGCAATCACCGGCTCAGGCTGA
- a CDS encoding MurR/RpiR family transcriptional regulator: MKGGLVRLRALLDDLTPSERKIGAYILEHPQETVQSSVAQLSERSGGSPAAIIRLCKSLGVAGFQELKLKIAGDLQTNDPYQYTEIRPQDSVESIIQHVSTNNIQSIKDTVHILDPRLVEQAVNLLHEAKRIFFYGVGASNLIALDAHYKFMRINRTSFSFADPHMQISSATTLREDDAVVCISYSGETSNVISCLKHAREGGAATISITKWGSNTLSSLADVPLMITSTESDIRSGATSSRIAQLNVIDILYLAIASRDYKHSVQYLEKSRQAILEHK; encoded by the coding sequence ATGAAAGGTGGACTTGTACGTTTACGCGCATTACTGGATGATCTGACTCCGTCGGAACGAAAGATCGGAGCTTACATTCTTGAACATCCCCAAGAAACGGTGCAGTCGTCCGTTGCCCAGCTGTCCGAGCGAAGCGGGGGCAGTCCGGCGGCTATCATTCGTCTGTGCAAATCACTTGGCGTAGCAGGGTTTCAGGAGCTGAAGCTTAAGATTGCCGGAGATTTACAGACGAATGACCCGTATCAATATACGGAGATTCGCCCTCAGGACTCGGTAGAGAGTATTATCCAGCATGTGTCCACTAACAATATACAATCGATTAAGGACACGGTTCATATTTTGGACCCGAGGCTTGTGGAACAGGCAGTTAACCTGCTGCATGAGGCCAAACGGATCTTTTTTTACGGCGTGGGGGCGTCTAATCTGATTGCACTCGATGCACACTACAAGTTCATGCGGATTAACCGTACCAGCTTTTCATTCGCCGATCCTCATATGCAGATCTCTTCTGCAACGACTCTTCGGGAGGATGATGCAGTCGTCTGCATCTCGTATTCGGGTGAGACCTCCAATGTGATTTCCTGCCTGAAGCATGCTCGTGAAGGCGGCGCAGCGACCATCAGTATTACCAAGTGGGGCAGCAATACGCTCAGCAGTCTCGCGGATGTTCCTTTGATGATTACGTCCACCGAGAGTGATATTCGCAGCGGAGCCACCTCTTCACGAATTGCGCAGCTCAATGTTATTGATATTCTGTATCTGGCGATTGCGAGCCGGGATTATAAACATTCGGTGCAGTATCTGGAGAAGAGCAGACAGGCTATTCTGGAGCATAAATGA
- a CDS encoding anhydro-N-acetylmuramic acid kinase, with protein MDTRRDIGSFPMWERYRSKREHLVVGLMSGTSLDGTDAALVHIQTDAHGALQRMELIDFICTPYTNELKEVLIRLCSPETARVDELTTAHFGVSEWYAHSVRQLLDSAGISPQQVDVISMHGQTIWHAPVPSAFPSPSGSGNWNVSSTLQIGESAVVRERTGLPVIGNLRARDMAAGGEGAPLTPYADALMFRSDTEGRLVQNIGGIGNVTVLPAGSSEAGVSAFDTGPGNMVIDALVRHATEGRQHYDPEGSMAAKGTVHPELVEYGLNDEYFRRQPPKSTGREVYGADYAKRLMEFAAARSLPLEDMLASATWLTAETIVRAVEDFILPRTSISAMLTCGGGTSNDTLMRMIRQRLPESIRLERTADYGVPDDAREAMGFALLGHEALMGRTNTLSGVTGAKHAVISGHLTL; from the coding sequence ATGGATACACGTAGGGATATCGGCAGTTTTCCGATGTGGGAGAGGTACCGTTCGAAACGGGAGCATCTGGTGGTCGGATTAATGTCCGGCACATCGCTGGATGGAACGGATGCTGCGCTGGTACATATACAGACAGATGCGCACGGAGCGTTGCAGCGGATGGAACTGATTGATTTTATCTGTACTCCATATACGAATGAGCTTAAAGAGGTGCTGATTCGTCTGTGCTCCCCTGAAACAGCACGTGTAGATGAGCTGACAACAGCCCATTTCGGTGTATCGGAATGGTACGCACACAGTGTAAGGCAGCTGCTGGATTCGGCTGGTATATCCCCTCAGCAGGTGGATGTGATCAGCATGCACGGACAGACGATCTGGCATGCTCCTGTACCTTCTGCTTTTCCAAGCCCGTCTGGTAGCGGAAATTGGAATGTAAGCTCTACCCTGCAGATTGGCGAAAGTGCTGTGGTGAGAGAACGCACCGGTCTTCCGGTAATTGGTAATCTGCGTGCACGGGATATGGCAGCAGGTGGGGAAGGCGCCCCGCTGACTCCTTACGCAGATGCATTGATGTTCCGCAGTGATACAGAAGGACGTCTGGTGCAGAATATCGGCGGTATTGGCAATGTAACCGTGCTCCCGGCAGGATCATCGGAGGCCGGGGTGTCGGCTTTTGACACAGGACCGGGGAACATGGTGATCGATGCGCTGGTTCGGCATGCCACTGAAGGAAGACAGCACTATGATCCAGAGGGAAGCATGGCTGCCAAGGGAACCGTGCACCCGGAGCTGGTGGAATACGGTCTGAATGATGAATATTTCCGGCGGCAGCCTCCCAAGAGCACCGGACGTGAAGTCTATGGTGCGGATTATGCCAAGCGGCTTATGGAATTTGCGGCAGCTCGTTCTCTTCCGCTGGAAGATATGCTGGCTTCCGCAACCTGGCTCACAGCCGAGACGATTGTGCGTGCTGTGGAGGATTTTATACTGCCCCGAACGTCAATTTCGGCAATGCTTACCTGCGGTGGCGGTACGTCTAATGACACACTAATGAGGATGATCCGGCAGAGACTGCCTGAATCCATTCGCCTGGAGCGTACAGCAGACTACGGTGTTCCGGATGATGCGAGAGAAGCGATGGGATTTGCCCTGCTTGGACATGAGGCATTGATGGGAAGAACGAATACACTTTCTGGGGTAACCGGGGCGAAACACGCGGTGATCTCGGGCCATCTGACCCTGTAG
- a CDS encoding YheC/YheD family protein encodes MGFDKLQPLRSKWLKTKLIINNESIKPFIPDTQKYNKANLKSMISKYGMVYVKPERGTFGMGVIKAEMEDHQHFVYQHDQKRLTFNSFESFYTSLTRLVHKRSYLIQRGIHLLKHNKRRFDIRVMIQLSPNKQWEATGVIGRLGHPKKIVTNYHSGGTPMDIHKLLNSHASTKRRNELVQEMNELSLRIARHMKKKYPYLNQIGVDIGLDHSLKPWIIEVNVKPDPFIFNQLKDKTMYRKVIRYHRHAAKKQTK; translated from the coding sequence ATGGGATTTGATAAATTGCAGCCATTAAGAAGCAAGTGGTTAAAAACAAAATTGATCATTAATAATGAATCTATTAAACCGTTTATCCCAGACACACAGAAATATAACAAAGCGAATCTGAAATCCATGATAAGCAAATATGGAATGGTCTATGTCAAACCCGAGAGAGGTACTTTCGGGATGGGTGTCATTAAGGCCGAGATGGAAGATCATCAACATTTTGTCTATCAGCATGATCAAAAACGTCTGACTTTTAACAGCTTTGAATCGTTCTATACCAGTCTGACACGTTTGGTGCATAAAAGAAGCTATCTGATTCAGAGAGGGATCCATCTTCTTAAGCACAACAAGAGACGTTTTGACATCCGAGTCATGATACAGCTGAGCCCGAACAAGCAGTGGGAAGCTACCGGAGTCATCGGCCGACTGGGTCATCCAAAGAAAATCGTAACCAATTATCATAGTGGTGGTACACCGATGGATATTCACAAACTGCTAAACTCTCATGCATCCACAAAACGCAGGAATGAACTGGTTCAGGAGATGAACGAACTTAGCCTGCGCATAGCTCGTCATATGAAGAAAAAGTACCCGTATCTTAATCAAATTGGTGTAGATATCGGACTGGACCACAGTTTAAAACCCTGGATTATTGAGGTGAATGTCAAACCTGACCCCTTCATATTCAATCAATTAAAGGACAAGACGATGTATCGCAAAGTAATACGATATCACCGTCATGCTGCGAAAAAACAAACGAAATAA